A genomic region of Oryza glaberrima chromosome 1, OglaRS2, whole genome shotgun sequence contains the following coding sequences:
- the LOC127767024 gene encoding xylan glycosyltransferase MUCI21-like: MVQHHRATLLLHQQQRKGDATAEEGQQLVAEEGAGKMKELRRRLVDYACHHRKHGHDALLRMLAGFALVSCLVLLLPGSPFSAAVDDLLQMGRTRLDDETPPPPPCAAVSNGTICCDRTAMRTDVCVMRGDVRTEAASNSLFLLVPPPDNSTAAAGRDERIRPYTRKWESSIMSTIDELRLRAVPEGGAAPASCDVRHDVPAVVFSTGGYTGNVYHEFNDGIIPLYITARQYNKKVVFVMLEYHDWWMTKYGHIVEQLSDYAPIDFTNDRRTHCFPEAVVGLRIHDELAIDAARMPGNRTIQDFRRMLDDAYRGRIQMIIEEEEKAAAVALGTPTQGSIRKKSALKDDKPRLVIVSRNGSRAIENEAELVRAAAGAGFRVAVLQPRQDTELAKMYRALNASDVMVGVHGAAMTHFLFMRPGSVFIQVVPLGTDWAAETYYGEPARRLGLRYMPYKIKPAESSLYRQYAKDDAVLTDPDTVNAKGWQVTKKVYLDGQNVRLDMVRFRRRLRDAYDHWAELRRRHNADSTETEQRKPW; the protein is encoded by the coding sequence ATGGTGCAACACCATAGGGCCACCCTCCTGCTGCACCAGCAGCAGAGGAAAGGGGATGCGACGGCAGAGGAGGGGCAGCAGCTGGTGGCCGAGGAAGGAGCCGGCAAGATGAAGGAGCTCCGGCGCCGGCTCGTGGACTACGCGTGCCACCACCGGAAGCACGGCCACGACGCGCTGCTGCGGATGCTCGCGGGGTTCGCGCTTGTCTCCTgcctggtgctgctgctgccaggGAGCCCTTTCTCAGCCGCGGTCGACGACCTGCTGCAGATGGGGAGGACGCGCCTGGACGAcgagacgccgccaccgccgccgtgcgcggccGTGTCCAACGGCACCATCTGCTGCGACCGCACCGCCATGCGTACGGACGTGTGCGTCATGCGCGGGGACGTCCGGACGGAGGCCGCTTCCAATTCTCTCTTCTtgctcgtgccgccgccggacaattccaccgccgccgctggccgggACGAGCGCATCCGCCCTTACACCCGGAAGTGGGAGTCCAGCATCATGAGCACCATCGACGAGCTCCGGCTCCGTGCCGTGCCCGAGGGGGGTGCGGCGCCGGCTAGCTGCGACGTCCGGCACGACGTCCCAGCCGTCGTGTTCTCCACCGGCGGGTACACCGGCAATGTGTACCACGAGTTCAATGACGGCATAATCCCGCTCTACATCACCGCGCGCCAGTACAACAAGAAGGTGGTGTTCGTCATGCTCGAGTACCACGACTGGTGGATGACCAAGTACGGCCACATCGTCGAGCAGCTCTCCGATTACGCGCCTATCGACTTCACCAACGACCGCCGCACCCACTGCTTCCCGGAGGCCGTCGTTGGGCTGCGCATCCACGACGAGCTCGCCATCGACGCCGCACGAATGCCGGGCAACCGTACCATCCAGGACTTCCGTCGGATGCTCGACGACGCATACCGCGGCCGCATACAGATGatcatcgaggaggaggagaaggccgcggcggtggccttGGGGACGCCGACCCAAGGCAGCATCAGGAAGAAGAGCGCGCTCAAGGACGACAAGCCACGGCTGGTGATCGTGTCACGGAACGGGTCGCGCGCGATCGAGAACGAGGCCGAGCTGGTGCGTGCAGCTGCTGGCGCCGGGTTCCGCGTCGCCGTGCTCCAGCCTCGTCAGGATACGGAGCTCGCCAAGATGTACCGTGCTCTGAACGCATCGGACGTCATGGTGGGCGTGCACGGCGCGGCCATGACGCACTTCCTCTTCATGCGGCCGGGCTCCGTCTTCATCCAGGTCGTTCCGCTCGGCACCGACTGGGCCGCCGAGACATACTACGGCgagccggcgcggcggctcgggctgCGGTACATGCCGTACAAGATCAAGCCGGCGGAGAGCTCGCTGTACCGGCAGTACGCCAAGGATGACGCGGTGCTCACCGACCCGGACACCGTGAACGCCAAGGGGTGGCAGGTCACCAAGAAGGTTTACCTCGATGGCCAGAACGTGCGGCTGGACATGGTACGGTTCCGTCGCCGGCTGCGCGACGCGTACGACCACTGGGCGGAGCTGAGGAGGCGCCACAACGCGGACAGTACTGAGACGGAACAGCGGAAACCAtggtag